The window ggtctacagacaattcctttgacttcatgcttggtttgtgctctgacatgaactgtcaactgtgggaccttatatagttGGGTGTGCACCTTTCCAAATCAtctccaatcaactgaatttaccacaggtggactccaataattaagctgcagaaacatctcaaggatgatcaggggaaacaggatgcacctgagctcaattttgagcttcatggcaaaagctgtgaatacttacgcacatgtgctttctcaattttttttatttttaataaattttcaaaaatctcaagtaaacttttttcacgttgtcattatggggtgttgtgtgtagaattctgaggaataaaatgaatttaatccattttggaataaggctgtagcataacaaaatgtggaaaaagtgatgcgctgtgaatactttccggatgcactgtatgtatcatATTTGGATTCATCTTGccaatacattttttgaaaacttttacattaaaatcaataaacattgTTTACCTATAATTAGTTTAAGTCAAAAAGTACTTACCAATTTCATCTACAAATATGATTGAAGGCTGTAATTTAATTGCCAGAGAAAAAACAGCTGCAGCAAGTTTCTGAGATTCCCCATACCATTTATCAGTTAAAGTGGATGGTTGTAAATTAATGAAGCGAAAACCTGCTTCTTTAGCAGTGGCTTTGGCAATCAGAGTTTTTCCACAGCCTGGGGGACCATATAGAAGGACTCCTACATAAACAAGAAAGCATTCACATTAGAAGTtatatttattattcacatatgaggaattaaaaaaatagagaTAAGTGAAATGGCAGATACTCTAAACATGAAGTAAATAGCCTCCTAGACGTAAcctggactactaaggaggtactgagagaGAGACTGCCCAGagtaaataggctgaaatcaaacaaattatttgtattatctgtcaactatttttcttattattattattattaaagtgtgaaTGTAAGAATCACAACCTGCATATGTTTTTCCCAACAaaaaactgtaaacctacttttgcccacccctgtgtgtgcgtgtatgtatgtaaacacacataGATACGTTTGCACGtcactctatgtgtgtgtgtgtgtctgtgtatctaagTATTCattccccttgaaagtcatcataattttctacaTGACAAAAAAGATTTTCACACATATTTATCCTATATTTATGCCGTAACAATACATTTataaagccaaaataaaaaaaatttctgtagatatttaactgaaaaagaaaaactcaaaggTTAGTTgttgcataagtatttaaacctctgtgctttagAAGCttcaggtttacacaaatgacaaatgggTGACAGTTATTTCACcataattaggtactacttgTGAGCCTTTAATAAAGCACCCTTTGTAAGAGCcaaaggagcattctgctgatgtgagaaacaaagtcactGAAATGCAAAAGACAGGGAATAGCTGCaaaaaatattgaacattttgaatgtcccattaagaactgttggatccatcatcagaaaggggaaggttcatcacagcacccagactcttactagaacaggctgtccctcaaaactgAACATCAGAGCAAGACATTAACTGAGTGGTGAGAGAGGCTACTAAAAATCCAACTGCTactctcagaagtctgcaatgctctttggctgaaactggagtgaaggtgcataggtccacaatttcaagagctctccataaaacaggaATATATGggagggagaaagaaaaaaagtcattATTTAATAGGGTTCACATAAAAGCATGTATGGTATTTGCTAccaagcatgagaaagacccagttcaGATGTGGGAGAAgcttttatggtcagatgagaccaaaatagaactttttggacAGACTTCAAAAAGGTATGTATGGCATAAATGTAATACTGCCCATTCCTCAAGAAATATCACACCtacagtgaaatatggtggtggcagcatcatgctatgaggaTGCTTTTTATGTGCTAggactgggaatcttgtcagagttgaaggagAATGGATGGACAAAAATAACACACAATATTGCGGGAGAACTGTTGACTGTTTCCCTTAGTCTCCTATAGGCTGGTTATGTACAAAGGTCCTCAAGTATGCTTATTTTGTCAAATAGTTGTAATTATACATCTAAAACTGCCTATATACCAAGACATTTGTGATTCTAAAATATGTATCTtttagaaagaacaaaaaaaaagtctcagCATACCTTTTGGAGGCTGTAGCAGTCTTGAATTATGAAAAAGATGCCTTTTTTGAACAGGAAGAATAACAGTGTCTTTAAGTTCACTTATGACTTCATCCAGACCAGCAATGTCATTCCACGTGATCTGAAACAAACTTTACATTGTATTTGCTTTGCACTTTCAGTTAATAAACATAATTTGCTAATAAAATATGAGCTTGAAAGTTTCTGGTTTCTCCAAGTTTCATTTTTCAACATATCACTTTCCAATTTTTGGAAGAGATAATCTAAGAATCATAACTTTACTGAAAACTAAACATCTAATTAATAAATTGctaagcaaaaacataaaatgatacaTGTTCTTTACAAGGCAAGTAATGGAAAGCAAACTGAGACAAGATTTAACTTATATGAAACTCTTAAGATGGTGCTGCTAGAGAGGAGTACCGCTTTTTTTTTACCACGCtttatattaacttcacctgtttgttgtctggtacaaatctttaatcgatatttaacccacttcctattctccaaatgacttgaaattttgcacacttactcacttccgatgacaatacatgaatcaataatctgtttcactaattgattaattaatccatgttaattatgaaattttcatatgaagaatagttcaagatttcaccaattgATGGCGATAGTAATGGATagaactaaaacaaacccaagactaaaaagttgaaaatttatttataatactttttaaaaaccacgcttatattaagttaaaaagtgtactaaaaagtaaaaaataagtctctcatacatcattcataaaataaaagtgtgggcgcttttcatcaatcaacattcaaaaaaatacttcttaaaatcttagcaaaagagcccaccttttatttggagagtgatgtatgagagacttactttttagtacactttttaacttaatataagcgtggtttttaaaaaagtatttatatatatatatatatatatatatatatatatatatatatatatatatatatatataatttaaaatacataatacaaaagCTAGATTTCATGCAAAACAACAATTCAGGAAGTTCAAGTGCTACAAGTAATGGATGTCatcagtaatttaaaaatatactctCAAAAAGTCTCTTACTTGCTTGAGATttatacttaataaaaaaaacacatttacctGCATAGTCAGAGGGTCCACCAAATGAGCAGCTATGCTCATTTCATATTCGGAAAGCTTAACATTCTTCACACCAATTTGTTTCATAAGTTTTTCAGCCTGTGAGAAAAGCAAGATGATTGGCTCAACCTCAGTTACTGTCTCACTGCCCATCATAATGGGCTGTAAGCAACCATGAGATATATACTGTcagtttcatttcacaattattaaaaCATCCATTTACTATGGTTGCAGACAGCAATTACAGTATTCCTATATTCAAAGCacaatatgtaaataattttccttcttacaaataaataaaaaatatttttcatacctgcttttgtgcttCAATTTTCTGTTTCCTGGTTGGATCAATAGCATCCACCATCCATTTAATGGTAAAGTATGTCACTGTGCCAAAAATAGTTAGACGAAAAAGTAGGCCAATCACTTCATTGCGACTCAGAGGCCGAGCAATGTTTTCAGCAGGAATTTCTTTAAGAACCATTTTTAACTGGggatctgaaaaaaataaatacattaaaaagcaaCAGTTTTGATGgagataaaaatgtttaatataaaactttttggcaaatatattaataaataacataaaataattaacaaaacccaAGATGAAAAACTATAACTATGCAGAACTATGGAAGTACCTGAAAAGACTAAccgaaataaaattacaaaaaaatatcgTGTTTTTGTCTCAACTGGCTAACCTGACTTGCAGCAGCTccgaaaaataatcaaaatatatgaataaatatctgttctttatttttcaaatgcaTATTCAGCTGTCTGACTTGCCTATCAAGATCTCTTTATTGCTGTAATAAGTTACCCAGTactaatcacacacacacacactgagttaTACTAGTCATCTTGTCTACAGTGGACACTGGCTAGTAACAGACGGTGGTCAACGACACAGTATTTGGGACAACAGGGCAAGCTGACTTTCTTTGCATTTCTTCTATATCAAGGAGTAATTCAAAAGACTGAATTTGAAATGTTCtgcaaaacaaaccctttatCTTAtggaatgaaaaataatgaacagAATATTTCTGAAGTGTCTGCATTTTTTACTTTGCACAGAAAAAAcgctttttgaaaataaagctgTCCTTTGATGCACTGATAAAGAAATTCATCAGTCTACAAACCTAAGCAGAATGTTACCGTTGACTAATCGCTTATGTATTAAAAAGGATCATTTGGCAATAAAGTGATCTGAACCTTATACAATTACTGATTTGGCAAGATTTTTGTTGTAGGTAAGGTTCATTGGTAACTTGAAAAAAACTGCCTGGATCAATGGTGGGTAAACTATAGTCTGATTCGTAGATTAAAATGAGAAAGGTTTTCTAGTAGCAGATCAGTCAAAAGTGACTACCACTGCACTTCAACATGTGTGTGTGGTGTCATGAGAAGTAAAATGCACCTACTAGCAGCAGCAACTGACCGGCAATTTGTGTGTTTAAACATTTCATTGCCAATCCTCCCCATTCTTCAAACATTATAACTATCTGTTAGTTGTAACAGACaaaaccagtttgtttttccagttttaataAACAGTGTATTGACAGAAGTGGAGATTTTGCAAGACGTGCAGCTTAGGTTACCACCCTTCATTGTAAATTTGAATTTCACTTTCAGGACTTTATGTTGCATAAGACAGattctgaaatgtttttaattccctttttatGTTAATGTGGATAATGTTCCAAAAGTCTTGTAACTAACAGATATGGAACTCCCAGGCAACAAGGcaacttaaaaatacatttaccaATGCTTCATTGCATTATTTCTACAAACTACACAATACTGAATATTTGTTTCCAAGGCTTTATAAGGAAAATTGCTACTTCTCTCCACTGAAAACTGAACATGTGATTTGCTGCATGACTAAAAACTAATGGGTTTTAAATGCAGAAAAGTAAATTGCGTATTGAAGGAAGAAGTATTCTTCTCCATTAAAATTTTGCAGAGTTAGGGTATTTACTCAtttgttatttgctttatttcagtTAGATTTGGATTGATTATTTGCATTAAAAATCAAGTTTACTCAGCACAGATGATCAAAAATATATTCATCTTATAAAGCTACATTAATAATTCTGATTTCGTTTTTAACGAGACATATCTATAGTTTTACtaacattaaacaaatatattGTAAGATAGATGCTGTACATCACTCGACCCAAAAAAAGACTGGACAcgagaggcacgtgtaaaatgaataaactgtttattattcttcagctggagggcacgtcttccctgtaatccctccagccacaacacagtcccaagcacagtatacaaacacaccaagcactttCTTccttttggcaccaccactcctcactggcaacctcgtcctcttcctcccgattctggccgctggctcccttttattgggtacccggaagtgcctcaggtgcttgattggcaacatccggctgcacttccgggtaaggcaaaaccagtgcccaaaaggggccagaagctcctgctgcagcaccccctggcggcgcctgcggaaccccacagggCTGCACAGATCTCGAACCCcgatgaagccctgggggagtccgaggcaccgctgcaacccagggaggctgccatctagcatccagggggagatactgggcttcccacccttgtccccctggcaggtgaaggggcgtcccagccaggcatgggccccggccatctgtcacaatacataaaCAAACATTGTATCCAAAAACCATTAAGTCTACAGTTCTGTTTGACCATGACACAAAACTTCATAATACAGTATCTCTTTAACTATACAtatataacaaaaactaaaactggaattaatatatataaaaataaaatgtctttgtaaatataaaaactaaactgaaactaaaaaCACAACATGAAGAGTAACTAAAGGTATTTCTGATCTTACTTCACAATTCAGTTTACAATaggaataaaaaagggaaaactCTAATACCCTTAGTAAGCAATGAGCTCAATTACAGGTAAAATTATTCAGATTGTGAAACTGCCTGAAACAAAAACACCTAGCTGCAAGGGTCCCCTGGACTGGAACTGTAAACCACTTGCTTAAGAATGTAAAATATTATCAAGTGAATCATTTTAGTACAATAATTGCCTGTGTCCAGGTTAGGACCTAAAATTTATTATATCTTAATATAAACATACGATATTCTCAAGAAAAGTTGTAGAACAGGAACAggttacatttactatatttggcTCAAACGACTGCTGCCAGAATTAAATACTGGAATATCTGGTCTTGAAATGAATGTGCAACACCCAGAGCACCATAACTATATTCATTACAATTCCTGTGTAACTACAGGTTCTAGATAAATGACAAACTCGAGTTTTCCAAAATTTAACACTACAATATACCCTCATTTAACACTGCACATTCTAACAAAAATTGATTTCATACCATTCCAATGAAATcttttgatatttcattattCTGAAACAAATTCCCACACACAATTACAAAGCACAAAATGCATAACTTTATTAACTACTCAGAAATGCTCTAGCACCACTTCAGCTctgcaaagaaaaacaactatCATTCCCAGAGATAATAatgtcattttgtctttttactaATTATTGTGTCTGTTTACTAATCGACAATTCCATTGACTTCCAACAAAAATTTACAAGTACTTACATATGTCTCTTCTGTTTCACTGTTTAATCCATAGACTCTGACAGTACTTTACATACTAACCCCCACACATTCAGAATTTGCCTGGGTGAATGCATTTTGGGTGTGTAATTAATTTTATGCAAACAAACTAAATGGCTCAAAGAAATCGGTTACCTTAAATGtggaatatgcaaaaaaaaaaaaagacaaactacccataaaaatgctttgtaattttgcaataaatatttttccacatctgccatatctttaaatgttaactttcttttaCCACATTCTTTAATTCACCTTCTCCTTTGGAGTTTACATGCTTAACTGATTCCACATACCAACAATGTACACTTCTTTTACGGAAGCTTTCAGATTCAGAGTAACTGTTGCCTGTATTTGGAAATAAGATGATGATGCAAGATTTGCTCATCTTATGTTATTATCAAATCTTAAAATACTCAACTATGTAATATGTCTTTATCAATTAATGACCTAAACCTCCTTACCCTAACTGATCTAAATCATAAATTGCTGGAAGAGACTGACTAGCACGTATTCAGAACAAACATGATATGATTACTAACTACCgaaaaatatttgtacagtaaatgttaatCTTAATCTAATTATATTTGGAGAGGAAAAAGCTAATTTGCCATATgctcaaaagttttaaagtaaacattACTAGCCCTGCTTTACCAAGTTAATGGTATAGTGGTGCCAGAAGCCTATCCCAGTGGCATGaggtgcaaagcagaaaacaaacatGAAGACCAGTTCTTAGGGTCCGCTAATGCATACACAACCACAACAACTCATTATCCACTAACTCagaatcaccagttaatctaacctTCATGTTTCTGGGATGTGGGAGGGGAAATGGAACAACAGGAGAAAAACCAATGCAGACTCAGGGagaagtgcaaactccacatacaaAGTGGCCAGATGTGAAATGTGAACCAAGGATGCTGTGTCCCCGATGTTACTAACGTCTGGAACAAAGATTCTGCCAAATGAATAGTGTGGACAAATGGCCGACACCCAGGTATAAAtaattgtggggttttttttgtttttttttttgctgatgctCTTAATCTGGGAGACTATTGCAAGACCAGGACATATCACATAACCTGGAAAACAGGCAGGTTAAGCAACTTACTCTTGCTCTCCCAGGTATTTGTAGGAGGCGACTGAAGTAGGAACCTTTTCATTTAGCCCCCGATACCGCACCCAACACAGAGCTTCGGGCAAGTAGTATAATTCggaattgttttttatttgactgCTCTAACGCAGGAAAATGAGGTGTCGTGCTGGAACTCTAACCTACCTGTTACATTggtttctttacttaataatgcgTGGTATACTAATTCTGACATCTGCTCAGAACTGACAAGTGAC of the Erpetoichthys calabaricus chromosome 2, fErpCal1.3, whole genome shotgun sequence genome contains:
- the atad1b gene encoding outer mitochondrial transmembrane helix translocase isoform X2 produces the protein MVLKEIPAENIARPLSRNEVIGLLFRLTIFGTVTYFTIKWMVDAIDPTRKQKIEAQKQAEKLMKQIGVKNVKLSEYEMSIAAHLVDPLTMQITWNDIAGLDEVISELKDTVILPVQKRHLFHNSRLLQPPKGVLLYGPPGCGKTLIAKATAKEAGFRFINLQPSTLTDKWYGESQKLAAAVFSLAIKLQPSIIFVDEIDSFLRSRSSTDHEATAMMKAQFMSLWDGLDTDYNCQVIVMGATNRPQDLDSAILRRMPTRFHINQPTLRQRKDILKLILENENVDEAIDFNNIAKETDGFSGSDLREMCRDAALLCVRDYIHNSSPLLSSQEEEDVIRPIQKDDLLKAIEKMKKSKNAGAPASLIHAALD